The Helicoverpa zea isolate HzStark_Cry1AcR chromosome 2, ilHelZeax1.1, whole genome shotgun sequence DNA window ggaggatggatggaggGTTGTAATGAAATTTTGTTTATAGCTTATGATTATCTATATTTCAGATAAAGTAAAAGACTCACCCCCTTAACTCAAATATGAAAAAAGTGtgaaacaaatttttttttatcgatgttGTCATGATAAAAAGGCATTGTTCGGTGAACGAGTTCCAATCCAAAATAAAGGAAGCAATATCTATTAGACAACAAAGTCAATGTACACTAACTATAATTTAATCAGtgaatcacattaaattaaagaaCGTGAATTCTTTAGAGCTCGCTATGTCATCGCCACAAGCGTTTATATGATTCACAATAGCATTAGCAAAATATCGGGTCAAACACATTGatcaaataattttttttaaatcatctaATTGTTGTGTTCTGAGTATAAAAAATAGTTCTAAATTCTGAATAGTCATATAATATTCATAAGAGTTACCCACATGCTCTACCTTAACTTACAAGATCCATTTACttatttacggccagtttcttcatcaaaagttaaagttaaagtaatgtctaaagtaaaagtaacggtcaaattcattttttcaaggctaaagtgacagcaaaactaatagaaaaattgaatttgaccgttacttttactttagacattactttgacttttactttggctttaacttttgatgaagaaactggctgttagtaggTATTCCATTTTAAACTACAGATGATATCATCATCTtattgaaatgttatttatttttttatttatctattagttCTTTACCAGGTACGTgagtatttaaattattcaacaGATAATATTTCTAATTTCTACGTCTGTTCGCAGTCAGTGCCAAAATGTTTGCCGGTCATTTGCATTCATAAGTTTATCAGAATAAAGAATGGCaaccacaaaataataaacattaaaatgcagattattattaataggtatttttttttgttcaatccCATTTGTTACTGCACCCATACGTAATCGATATAGCACATACAATTCAGTGACGTTGACCAGTGACCACAAATGGAACTTCATTCACTACTGGTGTTTACTCCGCTGTCTCGAACAGTCAATCGATTTTACATGTTGAGGCGACGGCTGTAAAGTCTCACTTGATTGATGGTTTCCGGAACAATGTATAGCTTAAATATTGAGATGGATTCGCCAGTGCGTATGAATGAGGTGAGAAATTATTCAGGTGATGGTTGGGCAGGGGCGTTCACCCCGGGGTGCGGGTCTTCGACCGGCCGAGTTTCACACAGCTGATCGGGCCATGCCCGCTCACATCGCATCGTCACTAGCAACTACCGACGGGTTTcgtacttatattaaaaaaatactgtttttcgACAACTCCATGTATGTTCCtgtaagaattttaaataaatcatttgtgAACTTCATGAAATAATGCGCTATCTACCAAATTGTGACTGAGGTTTCCACTACTCgataatagatggcgttaaaATGTACGACAAAAAGAGTTTGTATTTTACAATATCTTATATGTAAATCGTTTAGTGATGCTGGCTgcataaaattaattgttacgTAAAACGTCAATTGGCATTTGGTTCATTGTCAATCAAAATAGAtgattgttgtattttttttctaaattgcaGTAAAATTCAtttatacacaaaataaaatgtgataAGTGTTACTATATCGTGTTAATCGTTAAACTATTAattgattgtattttttaacgAAAATGGCTAATCCTGAAGTAACACACGATGAGAAGATCCGACGTCGCCTGGAAGTGTTGTACACACGCCAGACCCGTGAGAAACAGATTTTTATGGAAGAACTCAAGGAGTATCGTAGACGTAAAGATAAACAAATGCTTCATAGCATGATAGTTGAAGTAGGCCCTAAGTGGTATCAAGCTTTAAGTGTACCGCAACGAACAGCGTTGGACACATTAGAATTCGCTATATATCAAGATTTACTGGAAGGACGTCCTAAACGTGCCTCGGTTATCATGCATAGGCTTGGACTGGTCCCTCGCCCGAGTAACTCAGAACTCATGACCTGCATGCACTTTGGTCGTGATGATCCGAAGAAAATGCTTGCACATTTATATCTTATATCATATGGCTACCCTATCGAAGGAAAGCGTGCTTCATACTGCCTCAATGCTAGGCTTATGCTGTCAGCTATTCTCTATCTAGGACTTGATAACTTGTATGAGTTACTTCAGAAAACATTTGCTCCAGAGCCATCCACAGTTGAACCTCCCCCTAAACCGATTCCGAGGCCACGGCGTAAACTGCCATCTCCTTATCTCACAAAAATGGTTGCTGCATTATATGAACCACgtaaatttcgtcgtcctccaCCCCAACCTTTGCCGAAATTGACTGAACTTAACGAGCCCTATGAGGAAGAGCCAATTATACCAAGACCTCCGCCCCCACCACCTCCACCACCACCACCTAAGAAGCGACTACCACGATCATTTTGCGACGATCTAGCTGGCGTCGTAACCATAGGGCCTCAAATTTCACCCACAAATGTTCCTGCAAAAAAGACAACCCGATCTCTCAATCGTAAATCAAAAGGATCAAAAACAAGTCTTCTAGAGACCAGTACTCATACTCATAAAAAGAAGTCTTACGGTCTTAATGCGGGTCGAAAACGCAAAAAACCAATACGACGAAGGAAGCCAGTGGCTCCATCGACTGGTTTGGCGAACGCTCAATATACAATTAACGGGGTGTATACAATTAATGGCAAGTCCATGTTTATTTTGGGCAGTATTAGTATCCTGCCTGCTCAAGGTGAACTCATACATGGAGGCTATAGTACCGTTAATGGAGTATGTATTACCATACATTGTGGATTTCGTGGATGGCCGCCACCACCGAAACCCGATCCATGTGATTGTATCAAGAAATGGCATGACTCAGTTTTTGAGTACGTTAAAGAACATAAATGTTATTGCGGACACTACTTCGATTATGGCAATGAAGGCACATTTCCACAAGACGAGTTACCTTATTTTACTAAACCTACACGCAATGCCCCATATAAATTTAACTATGACACTATATTTGACCTAGATCCAAAGAGATTACACATTGAAAAAGAATTCAAGCAGGTTTGGGAGACTGATAGTATGTTGCGTACTGACGAGGGCGCTATCATATCACCCGATagtaagaaaaagaaaaaaaggaagGAAAAAGGACCCAAATTTTCAGAAGCAGATGGTGTGCAAGAAGATCCAAATAAAGtatcaaatgaaaaatatttgaaagcgAAAACAGCATCTAGGCTAGACGTGCAAAAGAGAGCCGCCGAAGCAGGTGACGACGATGGCAGAGCTAAAGcaacaaaagata harbors:
- the LOC124641892 gene encoding uncharacterized protein LOC124641892 produces the protein MANPEVTHDEKIRRRLEVLYTRQTREKQIFMEELKEYRRRKDKQMLHSMIVEVGPKWYQALSVPQRTALDTLEFAIYQDLLEGRPKRASVIMHRLGLVPRPSNSELMTCMHFGRDDPKKMLAHLYLISYGYPIEGKRASYCLNARLMLSAILYLGLDNLYELLQKTFAPEPSTVEPPPKPIPRPRRKLPSPYLTKMVAALYEPRKFRRPPPQPLPKLTELNEPYEEEPIIPRPPPPPPPPPPPKKRLPRSFCDDLAGVVTIGPQISPTNVPAKKTTRSLNRKSKGSKTSLLETSTHTHKKKSYGLNAGRKRKKPIRRRKPVAPSTGLANAQYTINGVYTINGKSMFILGSISILPAQGELIHGGYSTVNGVCITIHCGFRGWPPPPKPDPCDCIKKWHDSVFEYVKEHKCYCGHYFDYGNEGTFPQDELPYFTKPTRNAPYKFNYDTIFDLDPKRLHIEKEFKQVWETDSMLRTDEGAIISPDSKKKKKRKEKGPKFSEADGVQEDPNKVSNEKYLKAKTASRLDVQKRAAEAGDDDGRAKATKDKKTKQESKRFDDTESSNKQRKSPSLRASNTCLGLNPKPQDYLKCALRTMRQRNVAARLPDLHLVPELKEWMRRRLYGSLTGEEKKEFLRKSTTYWRMFTTLGEKGFGHVAPPKEAKYTGHTTWKYKQSLNDTFRQYTYRYRLSMFRSHAYVTNLLWRSMYQAEFPDKKFREIYFSYLFGRLEDIQLIHPYTSKEAVERKLIIAKKRYICLPAGYEPRT